A section of the Ensifer adhaerens genome encodes:
- a CDS encoding AbrB/MazE/SpoVT family DNA-binding domain-containing protein yields the protein MTTKVTAKGQVTIPKSVRDLLGIVPGSKVDFRGAQDGSIVLVHDAKKQQPCRFSKLRGHAGEGLDTDAIMELTRDEP from the coding sequence ATGACGACGAAAGTTACAGCCAAAGGGCAAGTTACCATTCCAAAATCAGTGCGCGACCTCCTGGGAATTGTTCCTGGGAGCAAGGTTGATTTCCGCGGCGCGCAGGATGGGAGCATCGTTCTCGTCCACGACGCCAAAAAGCAGCAGCCCTGCCGCTTTTCCAAACTGCGGGGGCACGCAGGCGAAGGGCTGGACACTGACGCGATTATGGAACTCACCCGTGACGAGCCGTGA
- the panD gene encoding aspartate 1-decarboxylase codes for MRKLVAGKLHGIYVTEANLSYHGSITLDPDHCEQAGILPMEFVEIWNKNSGARISTYVILGERGSRCCILNGAAARTCQPGDQVIICNSVYLHESQLSSLKPKVLTFDENNHIRDRLSYSVNIDAAGRYTFDILDEQDTALPIPLMVSGT; via the coding sequence ATGAGAAAGCTAGTCGCAGGCAAGCTACATGGCATCTACGTGACCGAGGCAAACCTCAGCTATCATGGGTCGATTACATTGGACCCTGATCACTGCGAGCAAGCCGGAATCCTGCCGATGGAATTTGTCGAAATCTGGAACAAGAACTCCGGTGCTCGTATATCTACCTATGTCATATTGGGGGAGCGCGGCTCCAGATGTTGCATCCTCAATGGGGCGGCTGCACGCACCTGCCAGCCCGGCGACCAGGTCATCATCTGCAATTCCGTTTATCTCCACGAAAGCCAGCTTTCGTCGTTAAAGCCCAAGGTTCTGACCTTTGATGAAAACAATCATATTCGTGACCGCCTGAGCTATTCGGTCAATATCGATGCGGCGGGGCGCTATACCTTCGACATCCTCGATGAACAAGACACCGCACTCCCCATTCCGCTGATGGTATCGGGGACGTGA
- a CDS encoding D-serine ammonia-lyase, which yields MTVEVPNAQLLQEVASAWPTLWVNPKYKAGAIDGGDLPVNPSDVLDAKRNWERLAPLLAACFEELEATGGVIRSELLELKALRHALEYGSPEYGRLFMKADSELPVAGSIKARGGVYEVFLFAEGLARQNGLLADGGDIRKLAGAEARDFFSGYTIAVGSTGNLGLSVGIAARALGFKATVHMSFDAKQWKVDRLLRLGVEVIKHEADYTTAVENARVVAEADPSIYFVDDEKSRHLFLGYSVAAYELAEQLKDLGVTVDENNPLFLYLPCGIGGAPGGVTFGAKAVFGDNVHAFFVEPVQSPCALVHMMSGSEELVSVYDVGLTNKTEADGMAVARMSAFVATVMREMLAGIYTAPDADLLKALLSAYEAEGLRLEPSATAALFGPEFLLRHPRGEEFCAQRGMRDKMGRATHILWTTGGSFVPDEQFESFLAQARSLVQR from the coding sequence ATGACCGTCGAAGTACCGAACGCGCAACTTCTCCAGGAAGTGGCCTCGGCGTGGCCGACCCTATGGGTGAACCCGAAGTACAAGGCGGGCGCAATCGACGGAGGAGACTTACCGGTAAATCCTTCCGATGTCCTGGACGCCAAACGGAACTGGGAGAGACTGGCTCCACTGCTCGCAGCGTGTTTCGAAGAACTCGAAGCCACCGGCGGCGTCATCCGATCCGAACTGCTCGAGCTCAAGGCGTTGCGACACGCGCTGGAATATGGCTCGCCGGAGTACGGTCGCCTGTTCATGAAGGCTGACAGCGAGCTTCCCGTGGCCGGTTCCATCAAGGCAAGGGGAGGGGTCTACGAAGTGTTTCTTTTCGCCGAGGGACTGGCGAGGCAAAATGGCCTGCTGGCCGACGGGGGAGACATCCGCAAACTCGCCGGGGCCGAAGCGCGAGACTTCTTTTCTGGATACACGATCGCCGTCGGCAGTACCGGCAACCTTGGCTTGAGCGTGGGCATCGCCGCCCGGGCGCTGGGCTTCAAGGCAACCGTTCACATGTCCTTCGATGCGAAGCAGTGGAAGGTGGATCGCCTGCTTCGCCTCGGTGTCGAGGTTATCAAACATGAGGCCGACTACACGACTGCGGTGGAGAACGCGCGCGTCGTCGCGGAAGCGGATCCGTCCATCTACTTTGTTGACGACGAAAAGTCTCGACACCTATTCCTCGGCTACAGCGTCGCGGCCTACGAACTGGCTGAGCAGTTGAAGGATCTGGGCGTAACTGTCGACGAAAACAACCCTTTGTTTCTGTATCTGCCTTGCGGCATCGGCGGCGCTCCAGGGGGTGTGACCTTCGGGGCAAAAGCAGTCTTCGGCGACAATGTCCATGCATTCTTCGTCGAACCCGTCCAGTCGCCTTGCGCGTTGGTGCATATGATGTCGGGCTCCGAGGAACTGGTGTCGGTCTATGACGTCGGCCTTACCAACAAGACCGAGGCTGACGGGATGGCGGTGGCGCGGATGTCTGCGTTCGTTGCGACCGTCATGCGAGAAATGTTGGCGGGCATCTACACTGCTCCCGACGCCGACTTGTTGAAGGCGCTGCTGTCTGCGTACGAGGCAGAGGGTTTACGCCTCGAGCCGTCCGCAACCGCGGCCTTGTTCGGCCCCGAGTTCCTCCTGCGCCACCCGCGCGGCGAAGAGTTCTGCGCGCAGCGCGGTATGCGGGACAAGATGGGACGCGCGACGCACATCCTCTGGACGACGGGGGGATCTTTCGTGCCGGACGAGCAGTTCGAAAGCTTTCTTGCACAGGCAAGGTCCTTGGTGCAGCGGTAG
- a CDS encoding transcriptional regulator, translated as MSEDIGGVPPLNWSVLVSEALRRRKTEGLTQKEHAALSGVSIPTMASFDRGETTLTLAKAFDILRTVGMIEEASAESAQDSFVSDAFARWRSLVDKLPVRSPGRFPDGWYRFDYELKGDLKAFTLREFERVLKKAETRHTGWPVFLMLSERQEFLPREMDGLIECWIRPEGDGTTRLALADPAHCDFWRGSPTGRMFSMRGYQEDSVETFPPHTIFDTSLPIWRMGEALLHAANLAHLMADDGAEITIRFRVLYTGLAGRVLRSWANPFGDLRLEGGGARSDEVVLETEVAASEVTDRLADYLYPMVAALYERFGVTGLSPNQVAVEVGRLLKSNVG; from the coding sequence ATGTCAGAGGATATTGGGGGTGTACCCCCGCTGAACTGGTCAGTTCTGGTCAGTGAAGCGCTGCGCCGGCGCAAGACAGAAGGGCTAACCCAGAAGGAGCATGCAGCTCTCTCCGGCGTGAGCATTCCGACCATGGCCTCCTTCGATAGGGGCGAAACAACCCTGACATTGGCAAAAGCCTTCGATATTCTGCGGACCGTGGGCATGATCGAAGAGGCCTCCGCTGAAAGCGCCCAGGACTCATTCGTGAGCGACGCATTTGCCCGCTGGCGAAGTCTTGTCGATAAACTGCCAGTCCGTTCTCCCGGCCGCTTCCCCGACGGTTGGTATAGATTTGACTACGAACTGAAGGGTGATCTGAAGGCGTTCACCTTGAGAGAATTCGAGCGCGTCCTAAAGAAAGCCGAGACGCGCCATACGGGCTGGCCGGTATTTCTTATGTTGTCAGAACGGCAGGAATTCTTGCCGAGAGAAATGGACGGTCTCATCGAATGCTGGATTCGGCCTGAAGGCGACGGGACCACCCGCTTGGCCCTGGCAGATCCTGCACACTGTGATTTTTGGCGGGGTTCTCCGACTGGACGAATGTTCTCCATGCGAGGATACCAAGAAGACAGCGTTGAGACATTTCCGCCCCACACGATCTTCGATACCTCTTTGCCGATTTGGCGGATGGGCGAAGCGTTGCTGCACGCGGCAAACCTTGCCCATTTGATGGCGGATGACGGCGCCGAGATCACCATCAGATTTCGTGTCCTGTACACAGGTTTGGCAGGACGTGTGTTGCGCAGTTGGGCCAATCCCTTTGGCGACCTTCGTCTTGAAGGCGGCGGCGCCCGAAGCGATGAAGTAGTGCTTGAGACAGAGGTTGCCGCCTCCGAGGTAACGGACCGCCTGGCCGACTACCTCTATCCGATGGTCGCAGCTTTATACGAACGTTTCGGTGTCACGGGACTCAGTCCAAACCAGGTGGCTGTCGAGGTAGGTCGTCTGCTAAAAAGCAATGTCGGTTAA
- a CDS encoding amino acid ABC transporter ATP-binding protein, translating into MTTIVEMKKMNKFYGTHHVLKDIDLTVTRGEVMVVLGASGSGKSTLIRCVNGLEMYQHGSLVVDGYHMPVDEDRRLGGERELAEIRKGVGMVFQQFNLFPHKTVVENITIAPIRVRKKSKEEAEAAAIKLLERVGLKAHAHKYPGQLSGGQQQRVAIARSLAMEPHLMLFDEPTSALDPEMVGEVLDVMRELAAEGMTMMIVTHEMGFAREVGDRVVYIDQGSILEIAKPDTFFDDPQNDRARSFLARVLKH; encoded by the coding sequence ATGACCACCATCGTTGAAATGAAAAAAATGAACAAGTTCTACGGCACGCACCACGTGCTGAAGGACATCGACCTAACAGTGACACGCGGCGAGGTAATGGTTGTTCTCGGGGCGAGCGGCTCCGGCAAGTCGACCCTTATCCGTTGTGTGAACGGCCTCGAGATGTACCAGCACGGCAGTCTCGTGGTCGACGGTTATCACATGCCCGTCGACGAAGACCGAAGACTAGGAGGCGAGCGCGAACTGGCGGAGATCCGCAAGGGCGTGGGGATGGTGTTTCAGCAATTCAACCTCTTTCCGCACAAGACAGTCGTCGAGAACATTACGATCGCGCCGATCCGTGTACGGAAGAAATCCAAGGAAGAGGCCGAGGCGGCTGCGATCAAACTCCTGGAGCGCGTGGGTCTGAAGGCGCATGCGCATAAGTATCCGGGACAATTGTCGGGCGGCCAGCAACAGCGCGTGGCCATCGCCAGGTCGCTGGCGATGGAACCCCATCTGATGCTCTTCGATGAGCCAACCAGCGCCCTGGATCCGGAAATGGTGGGGGAGGTCCTCGATGTCATGCGCGAACTCGCCGCTGAAGGCATGACCATGATGATCGTCACCCACGAGATGGGGTTTGCCCGCGAGGTCGGCGACCGCGTTGTCTACATCGACCAGGGCTCAATCCTGGAGATCGCGAAGCCGGATACCTTCTTCGACGATCCGCAGAATGACCGTGCCCGCTCCTTCCTGGCCCGCGTTCTGAAGCACTGA
- a CDS encoding ArsR/SmtB family transcription factor has protein sequence MSAELNEQQAEEAAKFLQAIAHPKRLLLLAALSDRQLSAGRLAAAVGLPAGMVYKHLHKLVEIGMLSVSVKAAGMRFSIASPETVLKLVKIQAALAAQIAANIS, from the coding sequence GTGTCCGCCGAACTGAATGAACAGCAAGCCGAAGAGGCTGCAAAGTTCCTGCAAGCCATCGCCCACCCGAAACGGCTCCTGCTCTTGGCAGCTCTGTCAGACCGGCAATTGTCTGCCGGCAGGCTTGCGGCTGCGGTCGGACTTCCTGCAGGCATGGTCTACAAACACCTCCACAAGCTCGTCGAAATCGGCATGCTTTCTGTGAGCGTCAAGGCTGCGGGCATGCGCTTTTCCATCGCCTCACCAGAAACCGTACTCAAGCTGGTGAAAATCCAGGCAGCACTGGCCGCACAGATCGCCGCCAACATCAGCTGA
- a CDS encoding ISNCY family transposase — MGLIAMSERDLQRIEVLSKVIAGRMTLVSAAHVLGLSTRQVRRLLGRISVDGAASIRHQAIGRPSNNRICDGMRDYAMAIVRERYADFGPTLAAEKLAERDGLTVSRETLRRWMSEAGLWLSRKQRRTFHQPRLRREAYGELVQIDGSEHRWFEDRGDPCSLLVFIDDATGKLMQLRFVRSESAFSYFEALELYLKAHGAPVAFYSDKHSVFRVAKKDAKGGQGMTQFGRALCELNIESLCANSSQAKGRVERMNRTLQDRLIKDLRLEGICGMDDGNAFLPRFMERYNRQFAITPARVEDLHRPLNLAPDRLRDVLCKREQRYVGAQLTFSFERQRIMLEETAVTRGLVGRYVETYALADGRLDVRWKGHSLPYRVFDKDQRVTHAAIIENKRLGELLTYIKERQDQEQKPVVKTNSDKNGYKPRGRRPGKRTDFMNDPAVIAR, encoded by the coding sequence ATGGGATTGATTGCGATGAGTGAGCGTGATCTGCAGCGGATCGAGGTTTTGTCGAAAGTTATCGCCGGGCGCATGACACTGGTGTCGGCGGCACATGTGCTGGGCTTAAGTACGCGCCAGGTGCGGCGTCTGTTGGGTCGGATCAGCGTCGACGGTGCGGCGTCGATCCGACACCAGGCGATTGGCCGGCCATCGAACAATCGAATTTGTGACGGCATGCGCGATTACGCCATGGCGATCGTGCGCGAGCGCTATGCAGACTTTGGTCCGACGCTGGCGGCCGAGAAGCTTGCGGAGCGTGATGGTCTGACGGTGTCGCGTGAGACCTTGCGCCGATGGATGTCGGAGGCCGGCCTGTGGCTGTCGCGCAAGCAGCGACGGACGTTCCATCAGCCACGATTGCGGCGCGAGGCCTATGGCGAACTGGTGCAAATTGATGGATCCGAGCATCGTTGGTTTGAGGATCGCGGTGATCCCTGTTCATTGCTGGTGTTCATCGATGATGCGACCGGCAAGCTGATGCAGTTGCGGTTTGTGCGCTCGGAAAGCGCGTTCAGCTATTTCGAGGCGCTCGAGCTCTATCTGAAGGCGCATGGTGCTCCCGTCGCCTTCTATTCCGACAAGCATTCGGTGTTCCGAGTGGCAAAGAAGGATGCCAAGGGCGGTCAGGGCATGACCCAGTTCGGGCGTGCGCTTTGCGAGCTAAACATCGAGAGTCTTTGCGCAAACTCGAGCCAGGCCAAAGGCCGGGTCGAGCGAATGAACCGGACGCTACAGGACCGGTTGATCAAGGATCTGCGTCTGGAGGGCATCTGCGGCATGGATGATGGCAACGCTTTCCTGCCTCGGTTCATGGAGCGCTATAACCGCCAGTTTGCCATTACCCCTGCCCGAGTTGAGGATCTGCATCGACCGCTGAACCTTGCCCCGGATCGGCTACGCGACGTTCTGTGCAAACGTGAGCAGCGTTATGTCGGTGCCCAGCTGACGTTTTCGTTCGAGCGCCAGCGGATCATGCTGGAGGAGACCGCGGTGACGCGCGGGCTGGTCGGTCGCTATGTCGAGACCTACGCGCTTGCCGACGGCAGGCTGGATGTGCGCTGGAAGGGGCATTCCCTACCCTACCGGGTGTTCGACAAGGACCAGCGGGTGACGCATGCGGCGATCATCGAGAACAAAAGGCTCGGTGAACTCCTGACCTACATCAAGGAGCGCCAGGACCAGGAGCAAAAGCCGGTTGTGAAGACGAACAGCGACAAGAACGGCTACAAACCGCGTGGCCGCAGGCCGGGCAAGCGGACGGATTTCATGAACGATCCGGCGGTGATTGCGCGATGA
- a CDS encoding type II toxin-antitoxin system HipA family toxin: MFKDEDVGVLSETASGGTRFSYDAEWRGDIACCFSSERREHDWINGLHPFFQHLGPEGWLREQQARLAHIVEDDDFGLLLRYGRDCIGAVSVVPTEELVDFGNATPTTANPGRTVSGHQKKLLVVKTPGGFEPASATGPAPYIAKFNSERLPTLVRNENLSLQWAAVVLGKGEVNEFALSFVPAVREQALIVTRFDRKGQSKLRLEDFAQILSVPRGADYAGKYNASYEDAAEVIKRYSTRSQIDLLRFFRRLVAFAIVGNCDAHLKNFSLLETSTGLRLSPAYDVLNTAIYDGYDQTLALSLGGDKINLDVLTDAHFRRFGRSIGLPDRVVDIVFAELRRNVVKAAPIIRPPEAEGGEGFLTSYEEIVSNSCQRILGVYPR; the protein is encoded by the coding sequence CTGTTCAAAGACGAGGACGTAGGCGTCTTGTCGGAAACGGCGAGCGGCGGAACGCGTTTTTCCTACGATGCGGAATGGAGGGGCGACATTGCCTGCTGTTTTTCGAGCGAACGCCGGGAGCACGATTGGATCAATGGTCTGCATCCCTTCTTCCAACATCTTGGGCCTGAGGGATGGCTGCGGGAGCAGCAAGCGCGATTGGCTCATATCGTGGAGGATGACGATTTTGGCCTACTGCTTCGCTATGGGCGTGACTGTATCGGTGCGGTGAGCGTCGTGCCAACAGAGGAGCTTGTCGATTTTGGGAACGCGACGCCCACGACGGCCAACCCTGGCCGCACTGTTTCTGGACACCAGAAAAAACTTCTGGTCGTCAAGACGCCAGGCGGATTCGAACCAGCCTCTGCAACGGGACCGGCTCCCTATATCGCGAAATTCAATTCCGAACGTCTGCCCACCCTAGTACGAAACGAAAATCTGAGCCTGCAGTGGGCCGCAGTTGTCCTTGGCAAAGGAGAAGTCAACGAATTTGCGCTATCTTTCGTGCCAGCTGTCCGTGAGCAGGCGTTAATAGTGACGCGCTTTGACCGCAAGGGTCAAAGCAAACTGAGGCTTGAGGATTTCGCTCAGATTCTGAGCGTGCCACGAGGTGCTGACTACGCCGGAAAATATAACGCGTCCTATGAGGATGCCGCCGAGGTGATCAAGAGGTACTCAACGAGGTCCCAGATCGATCTGCTTCGCTTCTTCCGACGGCTCGTCGCCTTTGCCATCGTCGGGAATTGCGATGCCCATTTGAAGAATTTTTCGCTCTTGGAAACGTCGACAGGACTGCGGCTTTCTCCCGCCTACGATGTCCTGAACACTGCAATCTACGACGGATATGACCAGACGTTGGCACTGTCGCTCGGGGGAGACAAGATAAATCTCGACGTCTTGACTGATGCCCACTTCAGGAGATTTGGCCGCTCGATCGGGCTTCCCGATCGGGTCGTCGACATCGTATTCGCCGAACTCAGACGCAATGTCGTAAAGGCGGCTCCAATCATCCGCCCTCCCGAAGCCGAGGGCGGCGAAGGTTTTCTAACTAGCTACGAAGAGATCGTGAGCAACTCATGTCAGAGGATATTGGGGGTGTACCCCCGCTGA
- a CDS encoding DUF4118 domain-containing protein gives MHQFEISSIGCHSSGSASPAAGIVSAVNAMAPAGLGYLAAIMLTAITTIVAIGVNSGVQIPNVSLIFVVPVVIAAVGFGLGPSVCSAVLGALSYNFFLTEPRYLLLVDDAANIWAISLLLVVGLIVSGVAFTSQRREKELLALRRDVGVLQEYCRDISKTHNNAQAAVSTAARVLADLFQVPAFAAIIADDQVTSLKCAGDLEPKIAEFEAARLSVATGSAQRAGVYPTLDSRFDFWP, from the coding sequence TTGCACCAGTTCGAAATCAGTTCGATCGGCTGTCATTCCAGCGGCTCGGCATCGCCTGCGGCCGGGATCGTGAGCGCTGTTAACGCGATGGCGCCGGCGGGCCTGGGCTACCTGGCCGCAATAATGCTGACCGCCATCACAACGATCGTCGCCATTGGGGTCAACAGCGGTGTCCAGATACCGAACGTTTCCCTCATCTTCGTGGTGCCCGTCGTCATTGCAGCCGTAGGGTTCGGTTTGGGACCATCTGTGTGTTCGGCGGTGCTCGGGGCACTGTCCTACAACTTCTTCCTGACCGAACCGCGCTACCTGCTCCTGGTCGATGACGCGGCAAACATCTGGGCGATCAGCCTCCTCCTTGTCGTCGGATTGATTGTGAGCGGCGTTGCCTTCACCTCACAACGAAGAGAGAAGGAGTTGCTGGCGTTGAGACGCGATGTTGGCGTGCTGCAGGAATATTGCCGCGACATATCTAAGACACACAACAACGCACAGGCTGCCGTCTCCACCGCCGCCCGGGTGCTAGCCGATCTCTTCCAGGTACCTGCTTTCGCCGCGATCATCGCGGATGATCAGGTGACATCCCTCAAATGTGCCGGAGACCTAGAGCCGAAAATTGCCGAGTTTGAAGCGGCGCGGCTATCCGTTGCAACGGGATCAGCACAGCGAGCGGGGGTCTACCCGACCCTGGATTCGCGCTTCGATTTCTGGCCATGA
- a CDS encoding IS30 family transposase gives MSRRYSQLNLADRRRLFHFVERKVPIKEMARELGRHRSTIYREIRRNTFHDRELPDYSGYFPTVADDIRKERRQRLRKLVRHPQLRELVIEQLKALWSPEQIAGRLLADGVSAVRVCTETIYRFIYGKDDQALELYQHLSEGRRKRRPRGSRKPRDGTFPAACRISQRPDFIGDRSQFGHWEGDLLIFERDLGNANLTSLVERKSRYTVMIKNPSRHSRPIMDKIIETFSPLPAFARQSFTFDRGTEFAAFRALEDGIGARSWFCDPSAPWQKGAVENTNKRIRRFMPGDTDLSAVSQQQLVALAHHMNALPRKCLGYRTPTEVFMAHLRECA, from the coding sequence ATGTCCCGACGCTATTCGCAGCTGAATCTGGCCGATCGACGCCGCCTCTTCCACTTTGTCGAACGCAAAGTGCCGATCAAAGAAATGGCGCGCGAACTTGGTCGTCATCGATCGACGATCTACCGTGAGATCCGGCGCAACACCTTCCACGATCGCGAGCTGCCCGACTATAGCGGTTACTTCCCAACCGTTGCTGACGACATCCGCAAAGAGCGGCGGCAGCGTTTGAGGAAGCTCGTGCGGCACCCGCAATTGCGCGAATTGGTGATCGAGCAGCTGAAGGCACTTTGGTCACCGGAACAGATTGCCGGTCGTCTGCTCGCCGATGGCGTGAGCGCCGTGCGGGTCTGCACCGAGACGATCTATCGCTTCATCTACGGCAAGGACGATCAGGCGCTGGAGCTCTATCAGCATCTGTCGGAAGGCCGCCGCAAACGCCGCCCCCGCGGCTCGAGGAAGCCGCGCGACGGCACTTTTCCGGCTGCCTGCAGGATATCGCAACGTCCTGATTTCATTGGCGATCGTTCGCAGTTCGGGCACTGGGAGGGCGACTTGTTGATCTTCGAACGTGATCTCGGCAACGCCAACCTGACCTCGTTGGTCGAGCGCAAAAGCCGCTACACCGTGATGATCAAGAATCCGAGCCGGCACTCACGGCCGATCATGGACAAGATCATCGAAACGTTCTCACCTTTGCCAGCCTTTGCCCGGCAGAGCTTCACCTTTGATCGCGGCACGGAGTTTGCCGCTTTTAGGGCTTTGGAAGATGGCATCGGCGCGCGGAGCTGGTTTTGCGACCCCAGTGCGCCTTGGCAGAAAGGTGCCGTGGAAAACACCAACAAGCGCATCCGCCGCTTCATGCCTGGCGATACCGATCTCTCCGCTGTCAGTCAGCAACAGCTCGTCGCCCTCGCCCACCATATGAATGCGCTCCCGCGTAAGTGCTTGGGCTATCGAACGCCCACCGAGGTCTTCATGGCGCATTTGCGCGAATGCGCGTAG
- a CDS encoding transposase — protein MAEENTAPATVAVEDATPVKAPEPKKQAAPKRQKAAAETVRTTKAPAAKAVSKTRKFSEEEKLEKLELIEAQIADGASTLKGAVKRAGISEQTYYNWKSSLKKVGSQKADSKKVTSQKIGSKKTAEPAPAGDEFAELVQLEAENERLRKLLSEKLRAENSDLRKRLGLD, from the coding sequence ATGGCCGAAGAAAATACGGCGCCTGCAACTGTGGCTGTTGAAGATGCCACTCCCGTCAAGGCACCAGAACCCAAGAAGCAAGCTGCACCGAAACGTCAAAAGGCGGCCGCCGAAACGGTTCGCACAACGAAGGCGCCGGCGGCAAAGGCAGTCAGCAAGACACGCAAGTTCAGCGAGGAAGAGAAGCTTGAGAAGCTCGAGCTGATCGAAGCCCAGATTGCAGATGGCGCAAGCACGCTCAAGGGCGCGGTCAAGCGCGCAGGCATATCCGAGCAAACCTACTATAACTGGAAGAGCAGCCTGAAGAAGGTTGGCAGCCAGAAGGCCGATAGCAAGAAGGTCACTAGCCAGAAGATCGGCAGCAAGAAGACGGCGGAACCCGCTCCGGCTGGCGACGAGTTTGCGGAACTCGTGCAACTCGAAGCCGAGAACGAGCGATTGCGCAAGCTTCTGTCGGAAAAGCTGCGCGCGGAGAATTCCGACCTGCGCAAGCGGCTCGGACTGGATTAA